Proteins encoded within one genomic window of Methanomicrobia archaeon:
- a CDS encoding DUF126 domain-containing protein, producing the protein MIAGGDSEVQNGRPNWRGVWMTRIKGRGISKGTATGKALITRQKISFLGAVDPVTGIIVDKALDIYGESITDRILIFPGGKGSTVGSYVIYQLKKHGKSPLAMITRSAGTIVAVGAIIAEIPVVDSLEIDPIDGDLIRNDDEVRVNGTEGYVELH; encoded by the coding sequence ATGATAGCGGGCGGCGATTCCGAAGTACAGAATGGTAGACCGAACTGGCGGGGAGTATGGATGACGAGAATAAAGGGTAGGGGCATCTCGAAAGGAACGGCGACCGGAAAAGCATTGATTACGCGACAGAAGATCTCCTTCCTCGGCGCTGTAGACCCTGTCACGGGCATCATCGTCGATAAAGCTCTTGATATTTACGGTGAAAGCATAACGGATCGTATTTTGATTTTTCCGGGCGGGAAGGGCTCTACCGTCGGTTCGTACGTGATTTATCAGCTAAAAAAGCATGGTAAAAGCCCATTGGCCATGATTACTCGTAGTGCGGGCACAATAGTTGCGGTTGGTGCGATTATCGCGGAGATACCGGTGGTTGACTCGCTGGAGATCGACCCGATTGACGGCGATCTGATAAGAAATGATGATGAGGTGCGTGTGAATGGAACCGAGGGCTACGTTGAATTACACTGA
- a CDS encoding 4-demethylwyosine synthase TYW1 yields the protein MEPRATLNYTEETLNVLERQGYHFIGAHKHSAVKTCLWLRKSLRGEGNCYKGKFYGIRAHRCIQMTPSIFCNQRCVHCWRPLEAFTIGIEHEPIVWDPPEELVEECLKEQKRLISGFKGSDRTGTAAFAEAAVPKHAAISLIGEPTLYPYLNELIQEFHARGMTTFVVTNGTNPEVLREIRPFQLYLSLNAPDEATYRQASHAQYWSRIKDSLDELRKLKGQTRRAVRITCIDGLNMINPGGYAELLGRANPDFIEVKAYMHIGYSRKRLSRDAMPSHVKVKEFAREIADALRELGYNYEIANESEISRVVLISTNF from the coding sequence ATGGAACCGAGGGCTACGTTGAATTACACTGAAGAGACGCTAAACGTCCTGGAACGGCAGGGCTACCATTTCATAGGCGCGCACAAGCACAGTGCGGTGAAGACGTGCCTGTGGCTGCGGAAATCACTGCGCGGTGAGGGCAATTGCTATAAAGGCAAATTCTACGGCATTCGTGCGCATCGCTGCATCCAGATGACGCCGTCGATCTTCTGCAATCAGCGCTGTGTTCATTGCTGGCGTCCACTCGAGGCGTTTACCATCGGAATCGAGCATGAACCGATCGTGTGGGATCCGCCTGAGGAGCTCGTAGAGGAGTGCCTAAAAGAGCAAAAAAGGCTCATATCAGGGTTCAAAGGCTCTGACCGGACTGGCACGGCTGCATTTGCAGAGGCTGCGGTTCCCAAGCATGCTGCTATTTCGCTCATCGGCGAGCCCACCCTGTACCCGTATTTGAACGAGCTCATTCAGGAGTTCCACGCGCGTGGCATGACCACGTTTGTGGTGACCAACGGCACGAATCCCGAAGTGTTACGAGAAATTCGCCCGTTTCAATTGTACCTCTCCTTAAATGCACCGGACGAAGCCACGTACAGGCAGGCGTCACACGCGCAGTACTGGTCTCGTATAAAAGATTCGCTGGACGAGCTGCGAAAGCTGAAAGGGCAAACGAGAAGAGCCGTAAGAATCACGTGCATCGACGGCCTTAACATGATCAACCCCGGAGGCTATGCGGAGTTGTTAGGGCGAGCCAATCCCGACTTCATCGAGGTGAAGGCGTATATGCATATCGGCTACTCGCGAAAACGGCTGAGTCGGGACGCAATGCCCTCGCACGTGAAAGTAAAGGAATTCGCGCGTGAGATTGCAGATGCGTTAAGGGAATTAGGCTACAACTATGAGATTGCGAACGAATCAGAGATAAGCCGTGTGGTGCTCATCTCGACAAACTTTTAG